The following DNA comes from Plectropomus leopardus isolate mb unplaced genomic scaffold, YSFRI_Pleo_2.0 unplaced_scaffold17991, whole genome shotgun sequence.
GCGTGGCCAGCACCGGGTTCACCAAACCCACCTGGGGCACGCCAGTTGAACCAGTGTCATACCTGAGACAGACGGGAAGTAGGAAAGACAGGAAGGACGGGGTTGACAGGAAGGACAGGAAGGTGAGATGGCGTCTCTCCGTGTGGGGGCGGGGCTtatatgtgtgtgggtggggcAGCAAGTGTTCCTACCAGTGATGACACACGGAGCCTGAGCGGCCGTGACGGCCTGAGGGAGTCCAGCCAGAGCGCCAAGGACGGATACTCCCACCGACTCCTGAACACAGCAAACAACAACCAATACtacccaaaaatataaatactcaGTACTACCCGGAAACATAAATACTCAGTACtacccaaaaacataaatactcGGTACTACCTGAAAATTTTAATACTCAGCactacaagaaaataataatgctcagtactacctgaaaataataatactcaGTACTACCAGGAAATATATTCAACTGACTGTCAGAGTACACACTACTGCACAAAATACTGtagaaaacacagttttacagCAGTACTCTATGTTTTTCTGCAGTACTTCATGTTTCACTGATGTTTTACTGCAGTACACCATGTTTTACATCAGTACTTCATGTTTTATTGCAGTAATTCACGTTTCACTGCAGTACTCTATGTTTTACCTGGGCGGTTACCTGGGCGGTTACCttggcggcggcggcggcggcagcaggGAGCCCACCAGGAGTCGTGGGCGTGAGGAGGGGTATGGGCGGAGTCACAGCCTTCCCCACCCGCAGGTACTGACCCTCGAGGTCAAACAGGTTCATGGAGGCAACGGCGTCCTGAGCAGACTGAGGTCCTTCATACTCTGCAGACAGAACCAGACAGCTGTGAGCTCCAGCCTACCAGAACCCACCAGAACCCACCAGAACCCACCAGAACCCACCTCATCCAGGTATGATCTCACACAGTTATGATCTCGTTCACACAGCTTTGATCTTGTTCACGCAGCTGTGATCTCGTTCACACAGTTATGATCGCATTCACAGTTGTGATCTGATCTTGTTCACACAGTTATGATCTCTTTGGCACAGCTGTGATCTCGTTCACTGTATGATCTCATTCACACAGCTGTGACCTCTTTCACACAGCTATGATTTCATTCACACAGTTAAGATCTCATTCACAGAGCTGTAATCTCGTTCATAGTTATGCTCTCGTTCACACAGCTGTGATCTCGTTCACACAGTTATgatctcattcacacacacgccACACTCATGGTAGTCAGCTCACCAATGAAGCCGTAGCCTTTGTGGCGTCCCGTGGTCGGTTCGCGGGCCAACATGCAGGACTTGATCCTCCCGAAGGCCTCGAAGACGCTCTCGATGTCGTCGTCGGCGAGGTCGGGGTGAATGGACGCCACGCAGATCCTGTTGAAGGCGCGCGCCTCCTCTGCTAGCTGGTCGATGATTGGCTGAGCCTGGCCGATATTACTGGGCCTCCCAACCTGCAAGACAAGCCACAGGGAAAAGTGCACGCTGACTCTACACACTGTTTTAACTGGGAGTGCTGGTTACAGCTGCTGGGTTGCTGCCTGCTCTCAGGGAGAAACATTTATGGCAAtactctttttctttaaaactttctggtgatttttttgttaaaactttttaaaatttatttattctttaaagtttctggtgatttttaaagacaacacgTCTTCAAACCTGAATGTTTTCTCTGAAAATCACCAgaaatgaaactgtaaaaacacactttactgCTGGATTCTCAGATTTCCAACAGTCCTTCAACACATCGTATGATATAAGacaggtttgtgaaaaaaaagtccaggaTTTTTCATGCCTGTACAGGTTTCACTGGGAGTGTCTGTACTGGGAGTGATGGTCTCACTGGGAGTGTCTGTACTGGGAGTGATGGTCTCACTGGCTCACCTTGATGTTTCGGCCTCCGAGGAC
Coding sequences within:
- the LOC121964971 gene encoding poly(U)-binding-splicing factor PUF60-like produces the protein AAVRSVFVRVCGDFPCAQVAAQRQRALAIMCRVYAGSIYYELGEDTIRQAFAPFGPIKSIDMSWDSVTMKHKGFAFVEYEMPEAAQLALEQMNSVVLGGRNIKVGRPSNIGQAQPIIDQLAEEARAFNRICVASIHPDLADDDIESVFEAFGRIKSCMLAREPTTGRHKGYGFIEYEGPQSAQDAVASMNLFDLEGQYLRVGKAVTPPIPLLTPTTPGGLPAAAAAAAKVTAQESVGVSVLGALAGLPQAVTAAQAPCVITGRNTCCPTHTHISPAPTRRDVGLVNPVLATPPAASFISEGTRKEEAQEAQSDSTTEPLSKQLSISGNSARHMVMRRLLRKQEVRVQSPEPRGPGAQGARQEEASTPSPPCSV